The Martelella endophytica genome contains the following window.
GTGTTGGTACCGGACGCGCATCATCCCCTCAGAAAGGCTCGTAAATTGCGACACGCGAGCCCCTTTTTCACGAGAAATCGGCGCCCAAGTCAAGTCTCATCCCCGTGCGACCAGATGATACAGCAATTACGGGTTGCACAAAATAGAAAATGATCGGCTTGCGGTTTCATCGCGACTGTGGATACTCGCATTCAGGGTGGCGACAGGGGGAAACATGATGATGAGACCGGCACTTGCGCTTCTGGTGACGCTGATCGCCGCGACCGGCTGCGTAACGGCTCCAGAGCCGAAAACGGCCTTCAATGCGGATGAGGCGGCCTTCGTTCACGCCGAGGGCCGCAACACGATTACCGGACAGGCGTTCCTTCGACGCAATGACGGCGTCGTCGTTTATGCCGCCGGCTCCGACGTTCATCTGATCCCGAAGACCGCCTATTCCACCGAACGGATGGACGGCATCTATCGCGGTGCCAAGATCAATACCTACATCCAGTCGCCTCCAATGCCTGACGGTTATCTTGCCGCCATGCGCGACACCCGTGCCGATGGCGAAGGCCGTTTCGCATTCGCCGGCGTGGCCGATGGCAGCTACTACATCGTGACCACGGTGGAATGGCTGGTCGGCTACACGCCCCAGGGCGGCAATCTGATGGAAGAGGTTTCGGTGAAGGGCGGCGAGACGCGCGACATCATCATGACGGGGCGCTAGAGCCTTGCCGCAGACGCCTGGCAGAAACAGAAAGTTGGGATGCTGTGCGCTGGAGCGGGTAGCGGGAATCGAACCCGCATATTCAGCTTGGAAGGCTACGAATTTCGCCAATAGAATCAACATTCTATTTCAATGCCCAGCTGACCCGCTCCAATCAAAATGTAACAGCGTTTCACTGATGTTCACGTTGAAGAAAACATGGATTGCCCGTTTGGGCTCAGCTTGTTGATAACGCCACGAAGCGTTTCGGCGCTCCCTCTAGGCCCACTTACGACCCCCAGTCGCCGCAATTACATCTGATCCAGTCTACCGCCTTGGACTTCGGTCCGGAACAAATTGTCCTTCCAATGGTTCAGCTGGCGTTCCATCCCAAGCAAAAGGAGGATACGCTCATGCACACGCAACCGAACTCGATCGGCAGATATCCCTACCGCACCATCTTTGTTCCCTTTCCGCTGGTAGCGTTTACCTTTGCGCTGGTGACGGACATCCTCTACTGGCAGACGTCCGTTCTGATGTGGCAGAATTTTTCGGCCTGGCTGCTCCTGGGCGGTCTGGTTTTTGGCGCACTGGCGATCCTGGCCGGCCTTGGCGACGTTCTGCGCGCCAATGCCCGGCATTACAGGCCGGGCTGGGCCGAAACCATCGGTTTTGCCGTCATCCTCATTCTCGGTCTGGTCAACAGCTTCGTCCACGCAGGCGATGGCTGGACGGCTGTCGTGCCGGGAGGCCTGATCCTCTCCGCCCTCACCTTCATCGCGATCATTGCCACGCTCTGGCTTGCCGCCGTCAGCCCGCTTTCCCAAGAATGGAGAATCCTCCATGACTGATTTCTGCCCCGCCCGTAAACGCATACTCACTCTTGCCGCGAGCTCGGCGCTCATCACCCTTGCAGCCTGCGGCGATGGCGGCCAGATCGATCCGGCCGAGCAGATCGGCGCCGATCCCACCCTGCCCGAACCAGAACATGCGCTTCTGCCCAGCATGAAGGTAGCCGAGGTCGTCGGCTGGGAAGACGGCCAGACCCCACAGGTACCCGATGATCTGACGATCTCGGCCTATGCTACGGACCTCGCCAATCCGCGGACGGTCCACACCCTGCCGAACGGCGATGTCCTCGTCATTCAGGCGCGCGGCCCCTCCGGCGAACCGGTGACACGGCCGAAGGATTTCATCCGCGGCTGGATCATGTCGATCGCCCATGGCGGCGGTGGCGGCGAGCAGAAGGAAAGCAATCTCATCACGCTGCTGCGGGATACAAACCGCGACGGGGAGGTCGACGAACGCCATGACCTGCTGACCGGCCTGAACTCGCCTTTCGGCGTCGCCTGGGCAGACAATACGCTCTATGTCGCTGCAACCGACGCAATTCTGGCCTACCCTTATGAACTCGGACAGGACGAGATCACGGCGACTCCCGAGGTGCTGACGCCGCTGCCGGGCGGCCCGATCGACCATCACTGGACCAAGGACCTAGCATTGAGCCCGGACGGCGAAACGCTCTACGCCTCGGTCGGCTCGAACTCCAACATCGTCGAGAACGGTATCGAAGCCGAAAAGGGCCGCGCCGCGATCTGGCAGGTTGATCGGGAAACGGGTGCGGCCCGGATCTATGCCTCCGGCCTGCGCAACCCCAACGGCCTTTCGTTCAACCCCGACACCGGCGAGCTCTGGACCGTCGTCAACGAGCGCGACGAACTGGGGCCCAACCTCGTGCCGGATTACATGACTTCCGTCCAGGAAGGCGCCTTCTACGGCTGGCCATGGAGCTATTACGGCGATCATGTGGATAAGCGTGTGCATCCGCAACGGCCGGACATGGTGGAAAAGGCCATCGCTCCAGACTATGCGCTTTCGAGCCACGTGGCGCCGCTCGGCATGGCCTTCTCGCATGGCTCCGCCCTGCCGGATGACTATGCCTCCGGCGCTTTCGTCGGTGAGCACGGGAGCTGGAACCGTACGGTGTTCAACGGCTACAAGGTCGTCTTCGTGCCGTTCGTGAACGGTGAACCGGCGGCCGCTGCGGTGGACGTCGTCACCGGCTTCCTCGACGGAGACGAGGCTCATGGCCGCCCGGTCGGAGTCGGCATTGACGGCACTGGTGCGCTGCTCGTTGCCGATGACGCCGGAAATACCGTCTGGCGGATCGCATCCGACGATGGCGCGATCGCGCCGGAGCCGCTCGGCACAGACGAAATGCCGGAGGGCTCTGCAGCGGCCAGCACCGCGGCATCCGGCGGTGGCGAAGGCATAACCGGTGCACCGGCAGCAGGAAGCTCATCGGGTTCAGTTCCAGAGAGCGCGAGCGAAACGACCGACGAAGCGCCGTCACCTTCCGTTGACGAACAGCTCACCGGCCAGGAGCCGGCCGAAAGCAGCGAGACGGAAACGCCCTCCCAGACCGAGATCGTGCCGGCAACCGAGCCGCCCGGTAGTGTCGAGGCCAGCCAGTAGCAGAGAAAAGTGCGGGCGGGAGCACTCTCCTGCCCGATATGGAAACGTGGTGGCGTCATGCCACCCGGCAGGAGGAGACAGACATGAAACCTTGGAGCATTGCAGGCGCGGCGGTCATCATCGTGGTGATCATCGCCGCCCTGGCGATCGGCATGAACGGTAACGACAATAACGACCAATCGGAAAAGGCACCGCCGAACGCCATGGATCCGAGCAACTGACCATGACAAAAAAGCGCCGGGCAAAGCCCCGGCGCTTTTCGTTTCGGAGTTGACCTCTCTTGATCAGGCTGCCTTGACCTTGGGCTCGCGGTCCCAGACGCGCAGCTTGGCGCAGGCGGCGATGAAGTCCTCGGCATCATCCGCCACGGAGAGTTTTATGCAGCCATCGTCCAGGTCCGATGCAAGCCCGGTCTTTTCGAACAGCGACATGACGGCCGCATTGTAGGCGATGAACTTGCAATGGGCGAAGGCGTCGTTGACGAAGTCCTTTGCCGTCGATTCCTGCATCAGCGTAACGATCTCTTCCTCGCTCGCGAGGATCGCCACGGCATCATAGAGCACCGACGGACCGCCGTTGACCTTCTGGTCTGCCTCAACCCAGGTGCCGTCGCTCGCTTCGACGCCGCCGACCATCGGGGCGACGAATTCGATCATCGCGCCAGCCTTCTCCGCGGCCTGCTTCAACGCCTTGACGAGGCCGATATCAACGCCATCGGTCAGAAGCACGCCAAGCTTGCGGCCGACGAAGCCCTCCGGACCGTTGAGAATGATCGAAAGCTTCGGCGAGAGCTTCAACCCGTCCTTCACAGGCATCGCGCTTTCCGCCGGCTCCGGCATGGTCTTGAGCCTCAGCCCCGTCCCGACCTTTTCGGCCAGCGCCTCGTCGACGTTCAGCAGATGGGCGACCATGCGCGCGCGGATAGCCGGTGTTTCGACCTTGGACAGCTCGAAGGTGAAGGCATCGGCGATGTGGCTCTTCTCCGTGTCTGTCTGCGACAGGTAGAACTGCCGCGCCTGGCTGTAGTGATCGGCGAAGGTTTCCGAACGGTAGCGGCCCTTCGGCGCCTCGATCTCTTCCGGATGCGAGGTGAAGCCGCCCTTCGGATCCTCGCGCGGTCCGCCGGTTTCCGGTCCCCAGGAGTTGGGCTCGTAGTTCGCCCGCGTCGTCGGGTTATGGAAGGCCATGTGGCCATCCTGCTGGAAATGGTGGAAGGGACAGCGCGGCGCATTGACCGGCAGGTGGGTGAAGTTGGTCGAGCCGAGGCGGCTCAGCTGGGTGTCGAGATAGGAGAAGTTGCGCCCCTGCAGCAGCGGGTCGTTGGTAAAATCGATGCCGGGCACCAGATTGCCGGTGTGGAAGGCGACCTGCTCGGTCTCGGCAAAGAAGTTGTCGACCACGCGGTTCAGCGTCATCTTGCCGACGATGCGCACCGGAACCTCTTCCTCGGGGATGATCTTGGTGGCGTCGAGCACATCGAAGTCGAACTTTTCGGCAAAGTCCTCATCGAAGAGCTGCATGCCGAGCTCCCATTCGGGATAATCGCCCATCTGGATCGCGTTCCAAAGATCGCGGCGATGGAAATCCGGGTCCGCGCCGTTGAGCTTCAGTGCCTCGTTCCACATTACCGACTGCATCCCCTGCTTCGGCTTCCAGTGGAACTTGACGAAGGTCGACTTGCCCTCGGCATTGACGAGACGGAAGGTATGGACGCCGAAGCCCTCCATGAAGCGGAAGGAGCGCGGAATGGTGCGGTCGGACATGATCCACAGCGCCATGTTCATCGATTCCGGCGTCAGCGATATGAAGTCCCAGAAATTGTCATGCGCGGTCTGCGCCTGCGGAAAGCCGCGGTCCGGCTCCTGTTTGGCGGCGTGAATGAGATCGGGAAACTTGATCGCGTCCTGAATGAAGAAAACCGGAATATTATTGCCGACGATGTCCCAGTTGCCTTCCTTGGTATAGAATTTTACTGCAAAGCCGCGCACATCACGGGCGACATCGGCCGAGCCCTTGTTACCCGCCACAGTCGAGAAGCGCACGAAGACCTCGGTCTTCTCGCCCTTGCGCTGGAACAGATCAGCGCTGGTGATATCGGTAAGCGGCTCATAGGTCTCGAAGACGCCATGGGCACCGAAGCCACGAGCATGGACCACGCGCTCGGGAATGCGCTCATGATCGAAGTGGAAGATTTTCTCGCGAAAGACCTGATCCTCCATCAGCGTCGGACCACGCGTACCCGCCTTCAGCGAATTCTGATCGTCGGCGACCGGCACGCCCTGCGCAGTGGTCAGCCTTTCGACGCCGTCGCCGCTGGTCTGGTGGATTTCGCCGCCGGTGCCGCGCAATACCTTCTGGTCCGCGATTGTGCCCTGCTTGAGGGTTTCGGTCCGCCTCGTCATGATCAATCTCCCGAACACGGTTCGATGGAAGGTCGAAACGCGCCCCGTGCTGTCAGCACGCCCGACCTTTGGCCTAACCGCAACCCGTGGCGATTGTTCCAGCTTTGGCAGAGATTTCCGGACAGGAATTTTCGGCACGGCAGAGCGCGGCCCGGACGCTCCGCTCAATCATGATCTGTCGTCGATAAGGCGTGCGTTGCGCTGACCTGTGAGGAAGGTCCAGATCCACTGAACGCTGACAAGCAGGCGCTTCTCGAAGTTCACCAGCAGATAGACATGCACGATCGCCCATAGCCACCACGCAAGCCGACCCGTCAGCTTGAATCGGCCGGACTGGAACACCGCCGCGTTGCGGCCGATGACGGCGGTGATGCCGCGATTGCGGAAGCGGAACGGTGCATCATCATGTCGGCCCTCGGCCGAAAGTCGCAGCTTTCTTCCAAGATATTGACCCTGCTGCTTGGCAACCTGCGCCAGCGCCGGAAACGGCCCACCTTCGCCCTGAACAGACGCCGCATCGCCCAGAACGTAGATATCCTCGAAGCCAATGGCGCCAAGATCGGGCGCGACCGCCACCCGGCCACCGCGCTGCGGCTCCACGCCAAGCCATTCCGCCACCGGCGTTGCCCTGACGCCCGCGCCCCAGATGACGCAAGCCGTCGGGATTTTCTCACCGCCCGCAGTAACCTCTTCAGCAGCGATAGCCTCAACCGGTGTGTTGACGCGGACATCCACGCCCCGCGCCTCAAGCCGCCTCAGCGCATACTGCGCCAGCTTCTCATCGAATCCCGAAAGAATGCCCGGCCCGGCTTCCAGCAGGATGATGTTCAGCTCCTTAGGGGCGATGTTCCTGAAATCGCGCTGCAGCAGAAAAACGCCCAGTTCGGCGATGGCGCCAGCCAGCTCGACTCCGGTCGGGCCTCCGCCGACGATCACGAAGGTCAAAAGCTTGCGGCGCTCTTCCGGATCGAGCGTCAGTTCGGCACGCTCAAAGGCGAGAAGCAGCGTCTCGCGCACCTGCCGGGCATCGCGGTTGGTCTTGAGGCCGGGGGCATGTTGCTTCCATTCGTCATGGCCGAGATAGTTGTCGACGGAGCCGGTTGCGATCACCAGCGTGTCGTATTCCACCGGCGCTCCGTCACGCGTCAGCACCGCCTTACGCTGCGCATCGATGCCGACGACTTCGGCCATGACCACATCGATATTGCGCTTTTTCCCGAGCGTTCGCCGCAGCGGCTCGGAAATATCGGCGGGCGACAGGATGGCCGTCGCGATCTGATAGAGCAAAGGCTGAAACAGATTGTGGTTACGCTTGTCGATCAGTGACACATCGACCGGCGCGCCGCCAAGCTTCGAGGCACAGGCCAACCCGCCAAAGCCACCGCCGACAATGACAATGCGATGTCCGCCGACCTGTGGCAGATCTAGACCGACCGTCTCGGCAGAACCTGCAATGCTTGTGTCTTCGCTGATTGCGGTCATGGGCAATGCTCCTTGTCTGTCGGGGAAAACGATCTCGGTTGCCCATCGAACCTGATCAGGCAGCAAATGTTCCGCGACGGAGAAAAGTTCAGGAACAAATCCCAAGCCTCGATGTTCGACGGCAGCGATGACGTTGCTGGACTTGCATGGCCAGCACCAGAAGCCGGAACCGAACGGGCATGCCGGTGTGAATGAAAGAAGTTGCTCCCGCGGGGCAACGCCGATCAAGGGGACCGGCGTGGCACAGATTTTCACCGCTTCAGCGGATGCGAAGCTTCGGCTTTTCGCCGGAGCGGTCGCGCTCGCCATCCTGATGGCGGGTGCCCTGTGGTGGTCGGCGGCCAGTTCCAGCTATCGCACCGGCGTCGACTGGGTCAGCGAACAGCCTGTGCCCTTCAGCCATCAACACCATGCCGGCGAACTCGGCATCGACTGTCGCTATTGCCACGACACGGTCGAGACGAGCGCGAAAGCCGGCCTGCCGCCGACCGAGACCTGCATGACCTGCCATTCGCAGATCTGGACCGATGCGCCGATGCTGGCTCCGGTGCGCAAGAGCCTCGCCACGGGAGAACCGCTTGAGTGGAACCGCGTCGCGCGGGTTCCCGACTATGTCTATTTCGATCACTCGATCCATGTGGCCACCGGCGTGCCTTGCAAGACCTGCCACGGACGGGTGGACCTGATGCCGCTGATGAAACAGGCAAAGCCGTTCGAGATGGGCTGGTGCCTCGATTGTCATCGCGATCCCGCCCCCGAACTGCGCCCCCCAAGCGAAGTCACCCGCATGGACTGGTCGGGCTTTGACGACGATCTCGCGGCGCATCGCGATTACGGCGCGCTCGTCGTCGAGGCACGCGGGATCGAGCCGGACCGTCTCGACGACTGCAATGTCTGTCACCGATGAAGGAGGGCACGTGACGCAAGGATCCGATATCTTCCGCAAGCATCTCGACGGCCGTTCGGGCAAGGCGCTCTGGCGCGGGTTGGAGCAGCTTTCCGCGACAGACGAATTCAACGCTTTCCTGACGTCGGAATTCCCGGCGCTTCAGGCCATCGGCGACGGCATCACCCGCCGCGGGCTGTTGAAGACCATGGCCGCTTCCTTCGCCCTTGCTGGCCTTACGGGCCGCGAGGCCCGCGCCGACGAGGATGCGCTGCCCTATGTGCGCGCCGCCGCAAACAGCGAAGAGCCGGTGCTCTATGCGACCGCCACGCGTCTTTCCGGCTATGCGCTTCCAGTGCTCGGCCAGACGGTCGCGGGACGGCCGGTGAAGCTCGAGGGCAATCCCGATCATCCGGCCACCGGCGGCGCCACCGATGTCTTCCTGCAGGCAGCCCTCCTCGGCCTCTACGACCCCGACCGGTCGCAGGCACCCAGGGAATTCGGCGATCCGGCGAGTTGGGCTTCCTTCGACGCCTTTCTGGCGGAAAAACGCGCGACCCTCGACCCGACCGCGGGCGCGGGGCTCAGCATACTCACCGGTCAGATCACCTCCCCCACAATGATCCGTCAGCTGGAGACGCTGCTTGCCCGCTGGCCGCTGGCGCGCTGGCACATCACAGAGCCGGTCAACGAGGACAATCGCATTCTCGGCGCCGAGGCGGCCTTCGGCCGGGCACTGATGCCGCAGCCGGATTTCAGCCGCGCAGAAACCATCGTCTCGTTCTCGGATGATTTTCTGGGCCCCGGCCCGCGCCAATCGGTCAACGCCCGGCAATGGAGCCAACGGCGCAAGGCCTTTCGCGTCGGCGACGGCGAGAGCCGCATTCTTGTGGCCGAGGCAAGCCCGAGCCTTACCGGCGCCCGCGCCGACGAGCGGCTGATCGCCGCCGAACAGCGGATGCCGGCCCTGCTGTCGGCACTTGCGGCACGGCTTGGCGTCGTCGATGAGGCGCCGGAACTGATTGAAAGCGAAAGCCGCTGGGTCGACGACGCCGTGTTGAAGGTCGAAGCCCGGCCGGAACGCGCGCTGGTAACGGTCGGGGCGCATCACGCGCCGGCGCTGCATGCGCTTGCCTACCGGATCAACCAGCATCTCGGCGCAATCGGCGAGACGCTCGCCTTCACCGAACCCATCGTCGTAACGCCGGCTGGCCAGCGCGATCTCGACAGCCTGATCGATGACATGGACGCGGGCACGGTCTCGACCTTGATCGTGCTCGACTGCAACCCCGCCTATGCCGGGCCGCCCGCTTTCGCCGAGGCGATGGCCAGGGTCGAAACGTCGCTTCATGCCGGGCTCTACTACGATGAAACAGCCGCGCTCTGTCGCTGGCACCTGCCGATCCCCCACGATCTTGAAAGCTGGAGCGATGCGCGCGCGGCCGACGGCACGGCGAGCGTCCTGCAGCCGCTGGTGCAGCCCTTCTATGCCGTCCGCTCGCCGCATACGCTTCTTGCCAACCTGATGGGCGAAGCCGAGACGGATGCCCGCGCGATGGTGATGGCGACTTGGCGGGAACGGCTTGCGGGCGACTTCGACGCGCAATGGAATGAAGCCCTGTTTGCCGGTTTCGTTGACGGCACGGCGGCCCCGACGATTGCACCAACTGAAGCCGCGGGCGGGCCATTGGCGATGCCGGCCACAGAAAACGCCGCGCTCACACTGCTCATCCAGCCGGACCCGTCGGTCTGGGATGGCCGTTTCGGCAATAATGGCTGGCTTCAGGAAACGCCGAAGCCGATGACCAAGCTGACATGGGGCAATCCGATCCTCATCAGCCCAGCACTTGCTGAACATAAAGGCCTCGCCGCCGGCGACGTCATCCGGCTCCGCCATGGCGAGAGAACGGCGGAAGGCCCGGTCTGGATCCTGCCCGGCCAGCAGGCCGAAACGCTCATTCTCGCCCTCGGCTATGGCCACCGAAGCTTCGGCACGCTCGCCGATGGTCTGGGCACCAATGCCTATCCGCTGGCGGCGGGCGGCACCATGCTGAGCGGGATCACACTGGAGAAAACGGGCGTGCGCGAAAAGCTCGCCTCGACCCAGCTTCACCAGGCAATGGAGGGGCATGATTTCGTCAGGACCGTCACCGCCGAGGCATCGCGTCAGAGGGCCGCAAAGCACGAAGAAAAGCCGGTAAGCTTCTATCCGGAAAAGCCAAAAACCAGCCCGGCCTGGGGCATGTCGATCGATCTTGATGCCTGCATCGGCTGCAATGCCTGCGTCGTGGGCTGCAATGCGGAGAACAATATTCCGGTCGTCGGCAAGGACCTTGTGGCCGAGGGGCGTGAGATGCACTGGCTGCGCATCGACCGCTACTACGAAGGCCCGCCGGAGGCGCCGCTTTCCTATTTCCAGCCCGTGCCCTGCATGCATTGCGAGGATGCGCCCTGCGAGATGGGCTGTCCGGTCAATGCCACCGTCCACAGTTCCGACGGGCTTAACGTGCAGGTCTATAACCGCTGCATCGGCACCCGCACCTGCGCCTCCTACTGCCCCTACAAGGTGCGCCGCTTCAACTGGTTCGACTATACCGGCGACGACCCCGAACAGGTCCGCGCCATGCGCAATCCGCAGGTCACCGTCCGCTCGCGCGGCGTCATGGAGAAGTGCACCTACTGCGTCCAGCGGATCGAGACCGCGCGCATCGACGCCGATCGCGAAAATCGGTCGCTTCGCGATGGCGAGGTGGTTACGGCCTGCCAGCAGGCCTGCCCGACACGGGCGATCAGCTTCGGCGATATCGCCGATCCGGACACCGAGGTCAGCCGACGCAAGGCCGAGGCGCGCGACTACCTGCTGCTGGAAGAGGTCAACACCAAGCCGCGCACGTCCTTTCTCGCGCGGGTGGAGGGGTGATGACGGAGGCAAGGCCACTTTCTGCCGAACGGATCGACGTCGTCACCGACCTGCCGCTCGGCTTTCCGGCACCACGGACGTGGGCGCTCTGCTTCGCCTTCGCGCTGCTGCTGCTCCTCTGCTTCGCCGTCGCCGTCACGGTGCTGTTCTGGCGCGGCGTCGGCGTGTTTGGCAACAATATCCCGGTCGCCTGGGGCTTTCCGATCGTCAACTACATCTGGTTCCTCGGCATCGGCCATGCCGGAACGCTGATCTCTGCGCTGCTGCTTTTGACCGGCGTCGGAAAGCGCAATGCGCTTAACCGCTTTGCCGAGACGATGACGCTCTTTGCCGTCATCTGTGCCGGCCTCTATCCGATCCTCCATCTCGGCCGGCCGTGGCTGTTTTACTGGACGGCCCCCTATCCGAACACGATGAGCATCTGGCCGCAGTTCAAGAGCCCGCTCGCCTGGGATTTCTTCGCCGTGCTGACCTATCTCGTGGCCTCCGCCGCCTTCTGGTATGTCGGCGCGATCCCCGATTTCGCCCGTCTGCGCGACCGGGCAAAGGGCCGCCTCGGGCAGGTCTGCTACGGGCTCGCCGCCCTTGGCTGGCGCGGCTCGATGCGGCACTGGCGGCGCTGGGAACAGGCCTATCGGCTCTGCGCCGGGCTTGCCGTCACGATGGTGTTCATCATCACCGCGGCCTATTCGCTGCTGCTCGGTGGCGGCCCGATCCCCGGCTGGAACTCGTCGATCTTTCCGCCCTATTTCCTCTGCGGCGCGGTATTTTCAGGCTTTGCGGTGGTGGCGGTGATCATGGCGGTGCTGCGCCGCGCCTTCCGGCTCGATGACATTCTCACCGATGCCCATAGCGACCTGATCGGCAAGCTGCTGCTCGCGGTCGGGCTGATGACGGCATACGGCTACCTCGCCGATATCTTCAACGCGCTCTATTCCGGCGAACAATCGGAACTCGAAACGCTGCATGACCGGATTTCCGGCGCCTATGCCTGGAGTTTCTGGGGCGCGGTCATCTGCAATTTCGTGCCGTTGCAGCTGCTCTGGCTGCGGCGCGTGCGGCGAAACAGCCTGCTGCTTGCCGCCATCGGCG
Protein-coding sequences here:
- the nrfD gene encoding NrfD/PsrC family molybdoenzyme membrane anchor subunit — translated: MTEARPLSAERIDVVTDLPLGFPAPRTWALCFAFALLLLLCFAVAVTVLFWRGVGVFGNNIPVAWGFPIVNYIWFLGIGHAGTLISALLLLTGVGKRNALNRFAETMTLFAVICAGLYPILHLGRPWLFYWTAPYPNTMSIWPQFKSPLAWDFFAVLTYLVASAAFWYVGAIPDFARLRDRAKGRLGQVCYGLAALGWRGSMRHWRRWEQAYRLCAGLAVTMVFIITAAYSLLLGGGPIPGWNSSIFPPYFLCGAVFSGFAVVAVIMAVLRRAFRLDDILTDAHSDLIGKLLLAVGLMTAYGYLADIFNALYSGEQSELETLHDRISGAYAWSFWGAVICNFVPLQLLWLRRVRRNSLLLAAIGVSVAAGMWMERYMLIVTGLYRDHLVSSWGMFQASLWDWALFAGMIGVFLAPFLLFVRLLPIVSGFELKKASEEARHAR